Part of the Lysobacter enzymogenes genome is shown below.
GCTGGAGCGGCTGGCGGCGGGGGAGGCGGTGACGACGGTGGCGCTGGAACTGGGCTACGACAGCGTCAGCGCGTTCGCGGCGATGTTCCGGAGGCATCTGGGCGTAGCGCCGACCCAGTACCTGCGCAGGTTGCAGGGGCAATGAGCGGGCGGGTCCGCAGAGGCGGCCGGGAGCGGGCGGACGCCAGGCGACGGCTGTCTGCCGGAGGGCCTTCAGGCCCGGCGCTTTCTTGCCGGACCGCCTCGAACTGAGCCGAACGCGTCGAGCCTGAAGGCCCTCCGCCAGGACAGCCCCCGCCCACAGGAAGGACTATCGCCACGGGGTTTTCCGGGGCCTGCTCCCTCAGCCCGGGCCCGAGCAGCCGAACGGCTGTCACCGACCCGGCGCAGCATTTGTCGCGGCCCCCCTTGAAACCGATCCGGGGCGCCCTATCTCGGCTGAGTCCCGGTTCGACCGGGCGCTTTTGTCCCCGGCATTGGCACTCGCCGGCGACGACTGCTAAAATTCACGTTCTTTATCCACCAATTCAACCACTTACAGAGGTCGCCATGAATCTCAAGCCGCTCCACGACCGCGTTGTCGTCAAGCCGATCGAAGCCGATGAAGTCTCCGCCGGCGGCATCATCATCCCCGACGCCGCCAAGGAAAAGTCGACCAAGGGCGAAGTCGTCGCCGTCGGCCCGGGCAAGGCGCTGGACAACGGCAGCGTGCGCGCGCCGCAGCTGAAGGTCGGCGACAAGGTCATCTACGGCCAGTACGCGGGCAGCAGCTACAAGCAGGACGGCATCGAGTACAAGGTCCTGCGCGAAGACGACGTTCTGGCGATCGTGGGCTAAGAGCCGGGAATCGGGATCGGAGATTCGGGATTCGCAAAAGCGCATGCGCTGCGATTCCGATGTCCGTCCCGTCTCCGCGAAAGCGCTCTAGCTGATCCCAAATCCCCAATCTCAAATCCCGGAGTTCGCAACAATGGCTGCCAAAGAAATTCGTTTCGGTGAAGACGCCCGCGCCAAGATGGTGCGCGGCGTCAACGTGCTCGCCAACGCCGTCAAGGCCACCCTCGGTCCGAAGGGCCGCAACGTCGTGCTCGAGAAGAGCTTCGGCGCGCCGACGATCACCAAGGACGGCGTGTCCGTCGCCAAGGAAATCGAGCTGGCCGACAAGTTCGAGAACATGGGCGCGCAGATGGTCAAGGAAGTCGCTTCCAAGACCTCCGACAACGCCGGCGACGGCACCACCACCGCGACCGTGCTGGCCCAGGCGCTGATCCGCGAAGGCATGAAGGCGGTCGCCGCCGGCATGAACCCGATGGACCTCAAGCGCGGCATCGACAAGGCCGTGACCGAGGCCGTGGTCGAGCTGAAGAAGCTGTCCAAGCCGTCCTCGACCTCGAAGGAAATCGCCCAGGTCGGCGCGATCTCGGCCAACTCCGACCACAACATCGGCGACCTGATCGCTCAGGCGATGGACAAGGTCGGCAAGGAAGGCGTCATCACCGTCGAAGACGGTTCGGGCCTGGAGAACGAACTCGACGTGGTCGAGGGCATGCAGTTCGACCGCGGCTACCTGTCGCCGTACTTCATCAACAACCAGCAGTCGATGCAGGCCGAACTGGACGATCCGTTCATCCTGCTGCACGACAAGAAGATCTCCAACGTGCGCGACCTGCTGCCGGTGCTGGAAGGCGTCGCCAAGGCCGGCAAGCCGCTGCTGATCGTCGCCGAGGAAGTCGAAGGCGAAGCGCTGGCGACCCTGGTGGTCAACACCATCCGCGGCATCGTCAAGGTCTGCGCCGTGAAGGCTCCGGGCTTCGGCGACCGCCGCAAGGCGATGCTGGAAGACATGGCCGTGCTGACCGGCGGCACCGTGATCTCCGAGGAAGTCGGCCTGCAG
Proteins encoded:
- a CDS encoding DUF6053 domain-containing protein, producing MTAVRLLGPGLREQAPENPVAIVLPVGGGCPGGGPSGSTRSAQFEAVRQESAGPEGPPADSRRLASARSRPPLRTRPLIAPATCAGTGSALRPDASGTSPRTR
- the groL gene encoding chaperonin GroEL (60 kDa chaperone family; promotes refolding of misfolded polypeptides especially under stressful conditions; forms two stacked rings of heptamers to form a barrel-shaped 14mer; ends can be capped by GroES; misfolded proteins enter the barrel where they are refolded when GroES binds), with the translated sequence MAAKEIRFGEDARAKMVRGVNVLANAVKATLGPKGRNVVLEKSFGAPTITKDGVSVAKEIELADKFENMGAQMVKEVASKTSDNAGDGTTTATVLAQALIREGMKAVAAGMNPMDLKRGIDKAVTEAVVELKKLSKPSSTSKEIAQVGAISANSDHNIGDLIAQAMDKVGKEGVITVEDGSGLENELDVVEGMQFDRGYLSPYFINNQQSMQAELDDPFILLHDKKISNVRDLLPVLEGVAKAGKPLLIVAEEVEGEALATLVVNTIRGIVKVCAVKAPGFGDRRKAMLEDMAVLTGGTVISEEVGLQLEKATIKDLGRAKKIQVSKENTTIIDGAGESSGIEARIKQIKAQIEETSSDYDREKLQERVAKLAGGVAVIKVGAATEVEMKEKKARVEDALHATRAAVEEGIVPGGGVALIRAKAAIGGLKGINEDQNHGIAIALRAMEAPLREIVTNAGEEPSVILNKVIEGKGAYGYNAATGEYVDMIEAGILDPTKVTRTALQNAASIAGLMITTEAMVAELPKKDEPAMPGGGGMGGMGGMDF
- a CDS encoding co-chaperone GroES; its protein translation is MNLKPLHDRVVVKPIEADEVSAGGIIIPDAAKEKSTKGEVVAVGPGKALDNGSVRAPQLKVGDKVIYGQYAGSSYKQDGIEYKVLREDDVLAIVG